A single Curtobacterium sp. MCJR17_020 DNA region contains:
- a CDS encoding toll/interleukin-1 receptor domain-containing protein, producing the protein MHTFPASEQPDPPVAFVSYSWASEEHVVWVAELARRLRANGVDVHLDRWDVRLGHDLNLFMERYRAPSARVLVVLSDDYGPKADNRGEQPSGVGTETTIVSPTVYRDLGGNRVIPVVPDSGTVAGQPVPPAYLDGRQWIDFRDDHEYAYERLLRELHGVPIEVAPALGRNPFVGATEAQARTAIRNDPARWHDGRTSAAIEVNLNENSGHFAIGSDEARFELQMEYLSGGGPRPGGEKRVRHYNDRIGNIGLITADADQTKAFVDLAALPMSNRVEVTAPGDALVMVNREGYWALLTHDDVVFRPGFNGFEAVAQLRYVIAADRGATLTPDDLPPRVEQDA; encoded by the coding sequence GTGCACACTTTTCCAGCTTCAGAGCAGCCCGACCCGCCGGTTGCCTTCGTTTCGTATTCCTGGGCCTCCGAAGAGCATGTCGTCTGGGTTGCGGAGCTAGCTCGGCGGTTGCGTGCCAATGGAGTTGACGTCCATCTCGACCGTTGGGACGTGCGTCTCGGACACGATCTCAACTTGTTCATGGAGCGGTATCGCGCTCCGTCGGCCCGAGTTCTAGTCGTGCTCTCCGATGATTACGGCCCGAAGGCAGACAATCGCGGCGAGCAGCCTTCTGGTGTTGGCACGGAGACGACCATCGTCTCCCCGACCGTCTACCGCGACCTAGGAGGCAATCGAGTAATCCCTGTCGTCCCGGACTCTGGGACTGTGGCGGGGCAGCCTGTCCCACCCGCATACCTGGACGGCAGACAATGGATTGACTTCCGGGACGATCACGAGTACGCCTATGAGCGGCTGCTCCGCGAACTACACGGAGTCCCAATCGAAGTTGCTCCTGCGTTGGGACGTAACCCGTTCGTCGGTGCAACCGAAGCACAAGCCAGGACTGCGATCCGGAACGATCCCGCTCGTTGGCACGACGGGCGGACCAGCGCGGCGATCGAGGTGAACCTAAACGAGAACTCTGGCCACTTCGCCATCGGAAGCGATGAGGCCCGCTTTGAGCTCCAGATGGAGTACCTGTCTGGCGGCGGTCCCCGACCGGGCGGAGAGAAGCGTGTGCGCCACTACAACGATCGGATCGGCAACATCGGCCTGATCACCGCGGATGCAGACCAAACGAAGGCGTTCGTCGACCTCGCCGCCCTGCCAATGTCTAACCGAGTGGAGGTAACCGCTCCCGGCGACGCGTTGGTCATGGTCAACCGCGAGGGCTATTGGGCGCTCCTCACGCACGATGACGTGGTCTTCCGGCCGGGCTTTAACGGCTTCGAAGCCGTGGCTCAGCTGCGCTACGTCATCGCTGCCGACCGCGGCGCCACTCTTACGCCTGACGATCTACCGCCCAGGGTTGAACAAGACGCATGA
- a CDS encoding P-loop NTPase fold protein has product MVDASLSTVPVHRDLKIVVDQPTKELGLGYDKYVDALAAVVRNGDPARYTVGIYGAWGVGKSSILRALEDAIANKDLPVASFDAWRYARNPNVLVPLLHEIDRVVEGKSEPFWKGFARGLRAITAELTLPTPFGSISGAAIGNAVTAVSRAAREPIERRYVEVPHDRLRELGDDLTKANQRIVVLVDDLDRCPPDTIVDILEAVHFLTDVQGFVFVLALDYEVLVDAIRLRYPSVDAALFIEKIIQIPFWIPEVDRGASVINEVVRGWDTMLGLDAEDQATLERVVHLALRTNPRQVKRLVNSMLVAQHILGAGSAEATDRSTLIAVTGLQLRWPAQFKDLHRALLANPDNDLLGDFDADLASFAKVPGLSEYVAAVLPPELSRGQVLAAMKYSQTTASAPAQSESDPVVDETESGQYQYEIAEPHQEWFKWVCDKLGSRGAMWIARQQYIVFKIGTRAFLRVDGYERIGLRLFFPDWLHIDDADLERFTAGSGGRAGNFSKTLVLDDDTRDLALEYMVRALQSSPGWRRPAERGFQG; this is encoded by the coding sequence ATGGTCGACGCATCGCTGAGCACCGTTCCCGTCCATCGCGATCTCAAGATTGTGGTCGATCAGCCGACAAAAGAACTCGGTCTCGGCTACGACAAGTACGTCGATGCGCTCGCGGCCGTCGTCCGAAACGGGGACCCGGCGCGCTACACGGTCGGTATCTACGGGGCGTGGGGCGTTGGGAAATCTTCCATCCTCCGAGCGCTCGAGGACGCTATCGCAAACAAAGACCTCCCGGTGGCGAGCTTCGATGCGTGGCGGTACGCACGTAATCCGAACGTGCTCGTGCCGCTGCTACACGAGATCGACCGTGTGGTCGAAGGGAAATCTGAGCCTTTCTGGAAGGGGTTCGCCCGTGGGCTCCGCGCGATCACTGCAGAGCTCACCCTCCCGACGCCATTCGGTTCGATCTCGGGCGCCGCGATCGGCAACGCCGTGACCGCGGTGTCGCGAGCCGCTCGGGAACCGATCGAACGCCGATACGTCGAGGTGCCCCATGACCGGCTCCGAGAGCTGGGAGATGACCTGACGAAAGCGAACCAGCGGATCGTCGTGCTCGTTGACGACCTTGACCGGTGCCCGCCCGACACGATCGTAGACATCCTCGAAGCCGTCCACTTCCTCACGGACGTCCAAGGATTCGTTTTCGTGTTGGCCCTCGACTACGAGGTGCTCGTCGATGCGATCCGCCTGCGGTACCCGTCGGTCGACGCAGCGCTCTTCATCGAGAAGATCATCCAGATCCCGTTCTGGATCCCAGAGGTCGACCGCGGCGCCTCCGTAATCAACGAAGTCGTTCGAGGATGGGACACCATGCTCGGACTCGATGCCGAGGACCAGGCAACGCTCGAGCGGGTCGTCCACCTTGCTCTCCGGACGAACCCTCGTCAAGTGAAGCGACTCGTCAACAGCATGTTGGTGGCACAGCACATCCTCGGCGCTGGTTCGGCCGAAGCGACGGACAGGTCTACTCTGATCGCGGTGACCGGACTCCAACTGCGTTGGCCCGCGCAGTTCAAGGATCTGCACCGCGCGCTCCTGGCCAACCCCGACAACGATCTGCTCGGCGACTTCGACGCGGACTTGGCGTCGTTCGCCAAGGTCCCTGGCCTGTCCGAGTACGTCGCGGCGGTGCTGCCGCCAGAGCTCTCGCGCGGCCAGGTCCTCGCTGCGATGAAGTACTCGCAGACCACGGCCTCAGCACCGGCGCAGTCCGAGTCCGACCCGGTCGTCGACGAAACCGAAAGTGGGCAGTATCAGTACGAGATCGCTGAGCCCCATCAGGAGTGGTTCAAGTGGGTCTGCGACAAGCTCGGCAGTCGCGGTGCCATGTGGATCGCACGACAGCAGTACATCGTCTTCAAGATCGGCACCAGGGCGTTCCTACGAGTCGACGGTTATGAGCGAATCGGCCTCCGCTTGTTCTTCCCGGACTGGTTGCACATTGACGATGCCGATCTGGAGCGCTTCACAGCGGGTTCAGGTGGCAGAGCCGGAAATTTCTCGAAGACACTCGTCCTCGATGACGACACGAGGGATCTAGCACTGGAGTACATGGTGCGCGCACTGCAGTCTTCACCCGGTTGGCGTCGGCCCGCCGAACGCGGGTTTCAGGGCTGA
- a CDS encoding IS481 family transposase — protein MTHRNAPLSVEGRRRLIERCRTRPISHVAAEMGISRACASKWVNRWRQHGGLGLEDRSSAPGTSPTATPAHVVSRIEQLRRDGKHSARRIVTELAADQVVISVRTVTRVLDRLGLNRRRHIDPDGEVNRTPRTITARYPGHMVHLDVKKVGRIPDGGGWRVHGRGSDQHRATGRARTKDRATGGKRPGYVFLHSAIDGYSRLAYTEHLPDETAATTIGFFTRARAFFQAHGITRLTRVVTDNGSNYRADRFHRIVLAHASRHQRTRPYTPRHNGKVERYNRILADEFLYARTFTSEQQRADALKVWNVHYNYHRPHTTAGNMPPATRLRTGVTNVMASYN, from the coding sequence GTGACCCACCGTAACGCCCCGCTGTCCGTCGAGGGCCGCCGCCGCCTCATCGAACGCTGCCGCACCCGCCCCATCAGCCATGTCGCCGCCGAGATGGGCATCTCACGGGCGTGCGCGTCGAAGTGGGTGAACCGGTGGCGGCAGCACGGCGGTCTCGGTCTCGAGGACCGCTCCAGCGCGCCCGGAACGTCACCGACCGCGACGCCCGCGCACGTCGTGTCTCGGATCGAGCAACTCCGCCGTGACGGCAAGCACTCGGCTCGCCGCATCGTGACCGAACTCGCCGCAGACCAGGTGGTCATCTCGGTGCGGACGGTAACCCGGGTTCTGGACCGGCTCGGGTTGAACCGTCGCCGCCACATCGACCCCGACGGGGAGGTAAATCGGACGCCGCGGACGATCACGGCCCGGTATCCGGGGCACATGGTGCACCTGGACGTGAAGAAGGTCGGCCGGATCCCTGACGGCGGCGGCTGGCGCGTCCACGGCCGCGGCTCCGACCAACACCGCGCCACCGGCCGGGCACGCACGAAGGACCGCGCGACAGGTGGGAAACGCCCCGGGTATGTGTTCCTGCACTCCGCGATCGACGGGTACTCGAGGCTGGCCTACACCGAGCACCTGCCGGATGAGACCGCGGCGACCACGATCGGGTTCTTCACCCGCGCGAGAGCGTTCTTCCAAGCGCACGGCATCACCCGGTTGACGAGGGTCGTGACCGACAACGGCTCCAACTACCGCGCCGACCGGTTCCACCGCATCGTGCTCGCACACGCGTCCCGGCACCAACGGACACGGCCCTACACGCCCCGGCATAACGGGAAGGTTGAGCGCTACAACCGGATCCTCGCCGACGAGTTCCTCTACGCCCGCACCTTCACCTCAGAACAGCAGCGCGCGGACGCCCTGAAGGTGTGGAACGTGCACTACAACTACCATCGGCCCCACACCACCGCCGGCAACATGCCACCCGCTACTCGTCTCCGCACCGGCGTCACCAACGTCATGGCCTCATACAACTAA
- a CDS encoding HAD family hydrolase — MARAVLLDFFNTLAVRSSKGLWIDAALRQIGSGDEVAREALTARLSQVWLVARSLFPAENWDLHPAKHRSTFIAAISHDGVATPALAEALYDVMPDQVEMNRGAEDFVRAIHDQGKKLAIVSNTALDVRPILQRWGLESLFDAVVLSYEVGCVKPDPAIFRVAARELGVEAPDCVMIGDTPVDDTGAVAVGMQSVIAQPEQMWRAFELVLGGSRR, encoded by the coding sequence ATGGCTCGGGCCGTCCTGCTGGACTTTTTCAATACCTTGGCGGTCCGTTCCTCGAAGGGTCTCTGGATCGATGCCGCGCTGAGACAAATCGGCAGCGGCGATGAGGTCGCTCGCGAGGCGCTCACGGCAAGACTGTCGCAGGTGTGGTTGGTGGCGCGGTCGCTCTTCCCGGCCGAGAACTGGGACCTGCACCCGGCGAAGCACCGCAGCACGTTCATCGCTGCCATCAGTCACGACGGTGTCGCAACGCCAGCACTTGCAGAGGCGCTGTACGACGTCATGCCGGACCAGGTGGAGATGAACAGGGGTGCTGAGGACTTCGTGCGAGCGATCCACGATCAGGGAAAGAAGCTCGCCATCGTGTCGAACACGGCGTTGGATGTTCGCCCGATCCTGCAGCGCTGGGGGCTCGAGTCGCTGTTCGACGCGGTGGTCCTGTCCTACGAGGTTGGATGCGTAAAGCCGGACCCAGCGATCTTCCGGGTGGCGGCACGCGAGTTGGGGGTCGAAGCGCCGGACTGCGTCATGATTGGCGATACACCAGTGGACGACACCGGAGCCGTCGCGGTGGGGATGCAATCCGTCATCGCGCAGCCCGAGCAGATGTGGAGAGCGTTCGAACTCGTGCTGGGCGGATCGAGGCGCTAG
- a CDS encoding NUDIX domain-containing protein codes for MRARSAAVVIRDESLLVIDRLKDGRNYWVLPGGGVEEGESLREACRRELREETGLEAIIGDLLDVPVDSAAPAAYFAAQVRPGSLVLGGPEIERASELNQYEPRWVEVAFLAQIPLVPEAARQAVQLVVEARR; via the coding sequence ATGCGCGCCAGATCAGCGGCCGTCGTCATCCGAGACGAGAGCCTGCTCGTCATCGATCGATTGAAGGACGGTCGGAACTACTGGGTGCTTCCTGGTGGTGGGGTGGAGGAAGGTGAGAGCCTCCGCGAGGCTTGCCGGCGCGAACTTCGCGAGGAGACTGGCCTTGAGGCGATCATCGGTGATCTGCTCGACGTGCCAGTGGACAGCGCCGCTCCAGCGGCCTACTTCGCAGCCCAAGTGCGTCCTGGTTCGTTGGTGCTCGGTGGCCCAGAAATCGAACGAGCATCAGAACTGAACCAGTACGAGCCGAGGTGGGTGGAAGTGGCTTTCCTCGCTCAGATCCCGTTGGTGCCGGAAGCGGCAAGACAGGCGGTGCAGCTGGTCGTCGAGGCCCGCCGGTAG
- a CDS encoding IS3 family transposase (programmed frameshift), whose product MAKPYPEEFRRDVVAVARRGEIPLHQVAKDFGISEGTVTNWLRRAHVDDGVKPGVTTVENVELRELRKRNRLLEQENEILRRAAAYLSQGPSPKMMYPLVLELADRIPVAATCRVLGFTKQAFYAWRRNPVSRRDWENAHLTNAAVDAHRDDPAFGYRFIADDLRAAGLLVSERRVWRLCSQQRLWSLHAKKRGLTRKAGPPVHDDRVRRAFTAPDLDKLWLTDITEHNTGEGKLYLCAVKDACSRRIVGYSISDRMRSSLAVAALQMAISRRGPLHTVVHSDRGSQFRSKKFVRALSDAGLLGSMGRVGACADNAAMESFFALLQKNVLNRHRWTSREQLRLAIVHWIEGTYHRKRRQRGLGKLTPIEYEAIINPQAALAA is encoded by the exons ATGGCCAAGCCCTATCCGGAGGAGTTCCGACGCGATGTGGTCGCGGTTGCCCGCCGGGGCGAGATCCCGCTGCATCAAGTGGCGAAGGACTTCGGGATATCCGAGGGAACGGTGACGAACTGGCTCCGCCGCGCCCACGTCGACGATGGCGTCAAGCCGGGCGTCACGACTGTGGAGAACGTGGAGCTGCGAGAACTGCGGAAACGGAACCGGCTCCTCGAGCAGGAGAACGAGATCCTCCGCCGTGCTGCCGCGTATCTCTCCCAAG GCCCATCTCCCAAAATGATGTACCCGCTGGTCCTTGAACTCGCCGACCGGATCCCGGTCGCGGCGACCTGCCGGGTGTTGGGCTTCACGAAGCAGGCGTTCTATGCCTGGCGGAGGAACCCGGTGAGCCGCCGCGATTGGGAGAACGCGCACCTGACTAATGCCGCCGTCGACGCGCACCGCGACGACCCGGCGTTTGGGTACCGGTTCATCGCCGACGACCTCCGCGCAGCCGGCCTGCTCGTCTCGGAGCGGCGCGTCTGGCGACTGTGCTCGCAGCAGCGGCTCTGGTCACTGCACGCGAAAAAACGGGGCCTGACCCGGAAAGCCGGACCTCCAGTGCATGACGATCGGGTGCGGAGGGCGTTCACCGCGCCGGATCTGGACAAGCTGTGGTTGACCGACATCACCGAGCACAACACGGGCGAGGGCAAGCTCTACCTCTGCGCCGTGAAGGACGCGTGCTCCCGCCGGATCGTCGGCTACTCGATCAGCGACCGGATGCGATCCTCACTCGCCGTCGCGGCGCTGCAGATGGCAATCTCTCGCCGCGGCCCGCTCCACACCGTGGTTCATTCGGATCGCGGCAGCCAGTTCCGGTCCAAGAAGTTCGTTCGAGCGCTGTCGGATGCCGGGCTGCTGGGGTCGATGGGCAGGGTCGGTGCGTGCGCGGATAACGCGGCAATGGAGTCGTTCTTCGCGCTACTGCAGAAGAACGTCCTCAACCGGCACCGATGGACTTCTCGTGAGCAACTGCGGCTCGCGATCGTGCACTGGATCGAGGGCACCTACCACCGAAAGCGCCGACAGCGCGGTCTCGGGAAGTTGACACCCATCGAGTACGAAGCAATCATCAACCCACAGGCAGCACTCGCGGCCTAA